In the genome of Rhodamnia argentea isolate NSW1041297 chromosome 3, ASM2092103v1, whole genome shotgun sequence, one region contains:
- the LOC115743175 gene encoding glycerol-3-phosphate acyltransferase ATS12, chloroplastic codes for MLSSHLNLSSSSSSSSAIALLPRAFSLSTSPNAPAAKLSLPFPISRAVASPWISVRYSPPRSTFLRVRVMAELVQDKESTESVAAAAAAASGSGNENEKLNAEAKQHSRIFVDVRSEEELLSVIAKEKDEGRLPPNVAAGMEELFHNYKNAVFQSGIPHPDEIVLSNMSVALDRIFLDVEDPFIFPPYHKAAREPFDYYMFGQNYIRPLIDFRNSYVGNIPIFDEIREKLQEGHNVVLISNHQTEADPAVIALLLEGTHSLIAENMTYVAGDRVVTDPLCKPFSLGRNLICVYSKKHMFDVPELVEMKRRSNTRSLKEMALLLRGGSHLLWIAPSGGRDRPNPLTGEWYPAPFDSAVVDNMRRLVEHSGVPGHLYPLALLCYDIMPPPRQVEKEIGERRVITFHGVGLSVGPEIKLNEVTSTCNDSEEAKEAYARALYESITAQYNILKSAIHDKKGLEASTAEVSFSQPWNDEN; via the exons ATGTTGAGCTCCCACCTGAAcctctcatcctcctcctcctcctcctccgcaaTTGCCTTGCTACCTCGCGCATTCTCCCTCTCCACCTCCCCCAACGCCCCCGCCGCCAAGCTCTCCCTCCCCTTCCCAATCTCCCGCGCAGTCGCCTCGCCTTGGATCTCCGTCCGATACTCCCCCCCGCGGTCCACCTTCCTCCGCGTACGTGTCATGGCCGAGCTCGTTCAGGACAAGGAATCGACCGAAagcgtcgccgccgccgccgccgcggcctCCGGCTCCGGCAACGAGAATGAGAAGCTGAACGCGGAGGCGAAGCAGCACTCCCGGATTTTCGTCGACGTCCGCTCTGAAGAAG AGCTGCTTTCtgtaattgcaaaagaaaaggacgagGGAAGGCTGCCTCCAAATGTTGCTGCGGGGATGGAGGAATTGTTCCACAATTACAAGAATGCA GTCTTCCAAAGCGGAATTCCCCATCCTGatgagattgttttgtcaaATATGAGTGTCGCTCTTGATCGGATTTTCTTGGATGTTGAG GATCCTTTTATCTTCCCTCCATACCACAAAGCAGCAAGGGAGCCTTTTGACTACTACATGTTTGGTCAAAATTACATCCGTCCTCTGATTGATTTCAG AAACTCATATGTTGGAAACATtcctatttttgatgaaatCCGAGAGAAACTTCAGGAG GGTCACAACGTTGTTCTGATATCCAACCACCAAACTGAAGCAGATCCAGCCGTTATCGCTCTGCTTCTTGAAGGAACACATTCGCTTATTGCGGAGAATATG ACTTATGTAGCTGGAGATAGAGTTGTAACAGATCCGCTCTGCAAGCCCTTCAGCTTGGGAAG GAACCTTATTTGTGTATATTCGAAAAAGCATATGTTTGATGTTCCGGAGCTTGttgagatgaaaagaagatCAAATACACGAAGCTTGAAGGAAATGGCTTTGCTTTTAAG GGGTGGATCGCATTTACTGTGGATTGCACCAAGTGGTGGCAGAGATCGTCCAAATCCTCTTACAGGAGAATGGTATCCA GCACCCTTTGATTCTGCTGTGGTAGACAATATGAGGAGGCTTGTAGAACATTCTGGCGTGCCGGGACATCTCTATCCATTAGCATTGTTGTGCTATGATATCATGCCACCTCCACGCCAG GTGGAGAAAGAAATTGGTGAAAGAAGAGTGATTACCTTCCATGGTGTTGGGTTATCAGTCGGACCGGAGATTAAACTCAATGAAGTTACTTCCACCTGTAACGACTCTGAGGAG GCTAAGGAGGCATATGCACGGGCTCTTTATGAGTCTATTACTGCACAATATAATATTCTCAAATCTGCTATACATGACAAAAAAGGACTGGAAGCATCAACTGCAGAGGTTTCCTTCTCGCAACCATGGAATGACGAGAATTAA
- the LOC115743177 gene encoding uncharacterized protein LOC115743177 — protein MANEGDLWDDSALINAFDDAMSKYKLMHGQKNSNASKGVEVVDEQEKSISSPGQGNHITMREEPEHAVASNCAEVPGEAKNDPSVNENPCVDVLAEGSHPDSSNGMPVQDTIEALSYSQGVEGYDQLLAEYYELEQKREKVLQLLHQYGDWNYQFPQDATGAAPSAPWTTATAAIEPCVPSGHTYPVGSSCCPCVCQSFVAPCPVYTCSFGKTCVGQICNGAPSTSHQKAPVEDSDITRTAIEAAEKAISSLKIGRSTGEESGSGYLSGKEKKPEVETLQSESSETDLSVVLNAWYSAGFYTGKYLVERSVREKRHIPKQ, from the exons ATGGCGAACGAAGGCGATCTTTGGGACGATTCCGCCCTCATCAACGCCTTCGACGACGCCATGTCCAAGTACAAG CTAATGCATGGCCAAAAGAATAGCAATGCATCCAAAGGAGTAGAAGTCGTTGATGAGCAGGAAAAAAGTATTTCTTCTCCTGGCCAGGGAAATCATATCACGAT GAGGGAAGAACCTGAACACGCTGTAGCATCAAATTGTGCAGAAGTTCCTGGAGAGGCTAAGAATGACCCATCAGTTAATGAAAACCCTTGTGTAGATGTGTTGGCTGAGGGATCTCATCCAGATTCATCAAATGGCATGCCTGTACAAGATACCATAGAAGCCCTTTCATATTCTCAAGGTGTTGAAGGTTATGACCAGTTGCTTGCGGAATATTATGAGCTTGAACAAAAGAGGGAAAAGGTTCTTCAGCTGCTGCATCAATATGGCGACTGGAATTACCAGTTTCCTCAGGATGCTACTGGAGCTGCTCCTAGTGCACCGTGGACTACTGCTACTGCTGCTATAGAGCCTTGTGTCCCTTCAGGCCACACATATCCAGTTGGTAGCTCATGCTGCCCTTGTGTTTGTCAGTCATTTGTAGCACCATGCCCTGTTTATACTTGTTCTTTCGGTAAAACGTGTGTCGGCCAAATTTGCAATGGTGCTCCTTCCACAAGTCATCAAAAAGCACCCGTCGAGGATTCTGACATTACGAGGACAGCTATTGAAGCTGCGGAGAAAGCAATATCTTCTTTGAAGATTGGAAGATCTACTGGGGAAGAAAGTGGATCTGGATATTTATCAG GTAAAGAGAAAAAGCCAGAAGTGGAAACTTTACAGAGTGAAAGTTCCGAAACTGATCTTAGTGTTGTTCTGAATGCATGGTATTCTGCAGGCTTTTACACGGGCAA GTATCTCGTGGAGCGGTCTGTTCGAGAGAAACGGCATATTCCTAAACAATAA
- the LOC115743127 gene encoding inactive poly [ADP-ribose] polymerase RCD1-like isoform X1, with translation MEARWNKDHGHRVAVKCKPQGAIHEEGQRGTLYPQQVSSNSLVGKIRKRNRLDGCKNECSFWPTESVSKNYTRFMKSSLPQRVLFFQDNEWNDFPTYIVELIRESFELKNAAIEVKSNGCHFLLDILYMSQWDFVTGSQRHIAWIDEAGRRFFPEPYSGATGMQKSSQSELEADAGYSFEIPEGMQEIKLQLDIEINGAHICCMEEGVGESSSHAKKIKTNQIPADCNDDAQDNVKLNKPLDMKLEDIVGIGQLMNKVAETKIATVHQHMNSDTVRDMFVMGMGFPMHSDIIEVNRCSSHSMQSRLELFEKQVEITRNLRGDPNVNYAWLAANKNAVSSIMMYGPGAGGFKRACTYGSGVHLTSVDNTHVSAKFCDDDENGVKYVVLCRVILGSVELVHPGSRQFCPSSNNFDSGVDDLQNPQYYIVWNMNMNTHIFPEFVVSFKIQASAGGHLAGKNCRNELSETAVSKGPVDQATLHHSPVEPRLQGKDDTLVSSSAKNPKSPWMPFPLLFDAISKEVAAKDMNAINANYELFRTKRISRIDFIKRLRSIVGDELLRSSIMSLQGKLALGSSHNAKVPKPEQEV, from the exons ATGGAAGCAAGGTGGAATAAAGATCATGGGCATAGAGTAGCTGTTAAGTGCAAACCTCAAGGTGCAATACATGAAGAGGGGCAGAGAGGTACCCTGTATCCACAACAAGTTAGTTCGAACTCATTGGTTGGCAAGATCCGTAAACGTAACAGACTAGATGGATGCAAGAACGAGTGTAGTTTTTGGCCAACAGAGTCTGTTTCGAAGAATTACACGCGTTTTATGAAGAGCAGCCTGCCACAAAGGGTTCTGTTCTTTCAAGACAATGAATGGAATGATTTTCCAACTTACATTGTTGAGTTGATCAGGGAAAGTTTTGAGCTGAAAAATGCAGCAATTGAAGTGAAGTCCAATGGATGCCATTTTCTGTTGGATATCTTGTACATGAGCCAGTGGGATTTCGTGACAGGTTCACAAAGACATATTGCTTGGATTGACGAAGCCGGTCGCCGCTTCTTCCCTGAACCTTATTCGGGTGCTACTGGGATGCAAAAGTCCAGCCAATCTGAGTTAGAGGCTGATGctggttactcttttgagatACCAGAGGGGATGCAAGAGATCAAGCTGCAGCTGGATatcgaaataaatggagcccaTATATGTTGTATGGAAGAAGGAGTTGGAGAGTCAAGTTCCCATGCCAAGAAGATTAAAACCAACCAAATTCCTGCTGATTGCAATGACGATGCACAGGACAATGTTAAACTTAATAAACCTTTGGATATGAAATTGGAGGATATAGTTGGCATTGGTCAACTAATGAACAAAGTAGCAGAAACTAAAATTGCAACTGTGCATCAGCACATGAACTCCGATACTGTTAGAGACATGTTTGTTATGGGAATGGGGTTCCCCATGCACTCAGACATTATTGAAGTTAACCGTTGCTCTAGTCATTCAATGCAATCTCGATTGGAACTCTTTGAAAAGCAAGTTGAGATCACCAGAAATCTTCGAGGGGATCCGAATGTTAATTATGCATGGCTTGCAGCTAATAAGAATGCCGTATCTAGTATTATGATGTACGGTCCTGGTGCAGGTGGATTTAAGAGAGCATGTACATATGGCTCTGGAGTTCATCTCACATCTGTCGATAATACACATGTTAG TGCAAAGTTTTGTGATGATGATGAAAATGGGGTAAAATATGTCGTGCTCTGTCGTGTCATATTGGGCAGTGTTGAACTCGTCCATCCTGGATCCAGACAATTCTGTCCTAGCAGCAACAACTTTGACAGTGGAGTTGACGATCTCCAAAATCCACAGTACTATATAGTTTGGAATATGAATATGAACACACACATTTTTCCAGAATTTGTGGTCAGTTTCAAGATTCAAGCTAGTGCTGGAG GGCATCTAGCTGGAAAGAATTGCCGCAATGAGCTATCGGAAACAGCAGTTAGTAAAGGGCCTGTTGATCAGGCTACATTACACCATTCACCTGTGGAGCCG AGACTTCAGGGAAAAGATGATACCTTGGTTTCAAGCTCTGCAAAGAATCCCAAATCCCCATGGATGCCGTTTCCATTATTGTTTGATGCCATCTCAAAAGAAGTTGCTGCCAAGGATATGAACGCAATCAATGCTAATTATGAACTTTTCAGG ACCAAGAGGATCTCTCGAATTGACTTCATCAAGAGGTTGAGATCAATAGTTGGTGATGAATTGTTGAGGTCCAGCATAATGAGTCTTCAGGGCAAG CTGGCTCTTGGATCTAGTCACAATGCAAAGGTGCCCAAGCCAGAGCAAGAGGTTTGA
- the LOC115743127 gene encoding inactive poly [ADP-ribose] polymerase RCD1-like isoform X2, with amino-acid sequence MEARWNKDHGHRVAVKCKPQGAIHEEGQRGTLYPQQVSSNSLVGKIRKRNRLDGCKNECSFWPTESVSKNYTRFMKSSLPQRVLFFQDNEWNDFPTYIVELIRESFELKNAAIEVKSNGCHFLLDILYMSQWDFVTGSQRHIAWIDEAGRRFFPEPYSGATGMQKSSQSELEADAGYSFEIPEGMQEIKLQLDIEINGAHICCMEEGVGESSSHAKKIKTNQIPADCNDDAQDNVKLNKPLDMKLEDIVGIGQLMNKVAETKIATVHQHMNSDTVRDMFVMGMGFPMHSDIIEVNRCSSHSMQSRLELFEKQVEITRNLRGDPNVNYAWLAANKNAVSSIMMYGPGAGGFKRACTYGSGVHLTSVDNTHVSAKFCDDDENGVKYVVLCRVILGSVELVHPGSRQFCPSSNNFDSGVDDLQNPQYYIVWNMNMNTHIFPEFVVSFKIQASAGGHLAGKNCRNELSETAVSKGPVDQATLHHSPVEPGKDDTLVSSSAKNPKSPWMPFPLLFDAISKEVAAKDMNAINANYELFRTKRISRIDFIKRLRSIVGDELLRSSIMSLQGKLALGSSHNAKVPKPEQEV; translated from the exons ATGGAAGCAAGGTGGAATAAAGATCATGGGCATAGAGTAGCTGTTAAGTGCAAACCTCAAGGTGCAATACATGAAGAGGGGCAGAGAGGTACCCTGTATCCACAACAAGTTAGTTCGAACTCATTGGTTGGCAAGATCCGTAAACGTAACAGACTAGATGGATGCAAGAACGAGTGTAGTTTTTGGCCAACAGAGTCTGTTTCGAAGAATTACACGCGTTTTATGAAGAGCAGCCTGCCACAAAGGGTTCTGTTCTTTCAAGACAATGAATGGAATGATTTTCCAACTTACATTGTTGAGTTGATCAGGGAAAGTTTTGAGCTGAAAAATGCAGCAATTGAAGTGAAGTCCAATGGATGCCATTTTCTGTTGGATATCTTGTACATGAGCCAGTGGGATTTCGTGACAGGTTCACAAAGACATATTGCTTGGATTGACGAAGCCGGTCGCCGCTTCTTCCCTGAACCTTATTCGGGTGCTACTGGGATGCAAAAGTCCAGCCAATCTGAGTTAGAGGCTGATGctggttactcttttgagatACCAGAGGGGATGCAAGAGATCAAGCTGCAGCTGGATatcgaaataaatggagcccaTATATGTTGTATGGAAGAAGGAGTTGGAGAGTCAAGTTCCCATGCCAAGAAGATTAAAACCAACCAAATTCCTGCTGATTGCAATGACGATGCACAGGACAATGTTAAACTTAATAAACCTTTGGATATGAAATTGGAGGATATAGTTGGCATTGGTCAACTAATGAACAAAGTAGCAGAAACTAAAATTGCAACTGTGCATCAGCACATGAACTCCGATACTGTTAGAGACATGTTTGTTATGGGAATGGGGTTCCCCATGCACTCAGACATTATTGAAGTTAACCGTTGCTCTAGTCATTCAATGCAATCTCGATTGGAACTCTTTGAAAAGCAAGTTGAGATCACCAGAAATCTTCGAGGGGATCCGAATGTTAATTATGCATGGCTTGCAGCTAATAAGAATGCCGTATCTAGTATTATGATGTACGGTCCTGGTGCAGGTGGATTTAAGAGAGCATGTACATATGGCTCTGGAGTTCATCTCACATCTGTCGATAATACACATGTTAG TGCAAAGTTTTGTGATGATGATGAAAATGGGGTAAAATATGTCGTGCTCTGTCGTGTCATATTGGGCAGTGTTGAACTCGTCCATCCTGGATCCAGACAATTCTGTCCTAGCAGCAACAACTTTGACAGTGGAGTTGACGATCTCCAAAATCCACAGTACTATATAGTTTGGAATATGAATATGAACACACACATTTTTCCAGAATTTGTGGTCAGTTTCAAGATTCAAGCTAGTGCTGGAG GGCATCTAGCTGGAAAGAATTGCCGCAATGAGCTATCGGAAACAGCAGTTAGTAAAGGGCCTGTTGATCAGGCTACATTACACCATTCACCTGTGGAGCCG GGAAAAGATGATACCTTGGTTTCAAGCTCTGCAAAGAATCCCAAATCCCCATGGATGCCGTTTCCATTATTGTTTGATGCCATCTCAAAAGAAGTTGCTGCCAAGGATATGAACGCAATCAATGCTAATTATGAACTTTTCAGG ACCAAGAGGATCTCTCGAATTGACTTCATCAAGAGGTTGAGATCAATAGTTGGTGATGAATTGTTGAGGTCCAGCATAATGAGTCTTCAGGGCAAG CTGGCTCTTGGATCTAGTCACAATGCAAAGGTGCCCAAGCCAGAGCAAGAGGTTTGA